From Acidimicrobiales bacterium, the proteins below share one genomic window:
- a CDS encoding alpha/beta hydrolase: protein MLKAFADGRLFGVTAGSGRPSVLALHGWARTSEDFAATLTGLDAVALDLPGFGATPPPPEAWGAAAYAEAVAPVLDELATPVVVLGHSFGGRVAVHLATRRPEAVAGLVLAGVPLVRPPGAATRRPALAYRMGRAMHRRGLVSEARMQALRRRYGSRDYLAATGVMRAVHVKVVNETYEDQLAAVACPTELVWGDDDTAVPVAVAEAARRLLPRSVLTVVPGAGHLTPLTAPDALREAVVRLGGRSGAVHAGEAGDTGEEAADGADGADGGGRVRPIADGTDGGGR, encoded by the coding sequence GTGCTCAAAGCGTTCGCCGACGGGCGGTTGTTCGGCGTGACTGCCGGGTCGGGCCGACCGTCGGTGCTGGCCCTGCACGGCTGGGCACGGACCTCCGAGGACTTCGCGGCGACGCTGACCGGCCTCGACGCGGTGGCGCTCGACCTGCCCGGTTTCGGCGCCACCCCGCCGCCGCCCGAGGCGTGGGGCGCTGCCGCGTACGCGGAGGCGGTCGCACCGGTGCTCGACGAGCTAGCGACACCGGTCGTCGTGCTCGGCCACTCCTTCGGCGGCCGCGTGGCGGTGCACCTCGCGACCCGGCGGCCGGAGGCGGTGGCCGGGCTCGTCCTGGCCGGCGTCCCCCTCGTGCGCCCGCCGGGGGCGGCGACGAGGCGGCCGGCGCTGGCCTACCGGATGGGGAGGGCCATGCACCGCCGAGGCCTGGTGTCCGAGGCCCGCATGCAGGCCCTGCGGCGCCGCTACGGGTCGCGGGACTATCTGGCGGCGACCGGGGTCATGCGGGCCGTGCACGTAAAGGTCGTGAACGAGACCTACGAGGACCAGCTGGCGGCGGTCGCCTGCCCCACGGAGCTCGTGTGGGGGGACGACGACACGGCCGTGCCCGTGGCGGTGGCCGAGGCGGCCCGGCGCCTCCTGCCCCGCTCGGTGCTCACGGTGGTCCCGGGTGCGGGCCACCTCACGCCGCTCACCGCCCCCGACGCGCTGCGCGAGGCGGTCGTTAGGCTGGGGGGACGCAGCGGGGCCGTGCACGCCGGTGAGGCCGGCGACACCGGTGAGGAGGCGGCCGACGGCGCCGACGGCGCCGACGGGGGCGGTCGGGTGAGGCCGATCGCCGACGGCACCGACGGGGGTGGTCGGTGA
- the murF gene encoding UDP-N-acetylmuramoyl-tripeptide--D-alanyl-D-alanine ligase, whose product MRPIAVAAGLVAAGFAAVRWLRVAQREHYLAGSVSRFARRWWTLGANTILAAAVAVGVVASLRSSLAAAVACGAVAVGPFGLSLRGRTAKLAWTRRLRTLGAVWAVLTVAAVAAGTVAGFGPTAALVVAAVTPLVVDGALALTAPVERRLGEPYVRRATERLNQVRPTVVAITGSYGKTTTKGYVAHLLAATRSVVATPASFNNRAGLARAVNENLTPGTEVFVAEMGTYGPGEIADLCRWCPPDVGVITAIGPVHLERMRTEETIAAAKAEILERAGVAVLNVDHPLLAALAGRRAAAGQRVLRCSAAAQAAGADVVVTAGEVRAAGRLVGRAPPGAQPTNVACAVAVALELGVPEDVVAERLPSLPGARNRLSVSKTAGGATVLDDTYNANPAGAASALAALTGHGTPDHLRVVVTPGMVELGPLQYTENARFAGAAAAVASHLVVVGHTNRRALLEGAAGGRAEVVAVETREQAVAWVRQHVGEGDAVLYENDLPDHFA is encoded by the coding sequence GTGAGGCCGATCGCCGTCGCCGCCGGCCTGGTGGCCGCCGGTTTCGCCGCCGTGCGGTGGCTCCGGGTGGCCCAGCGGGAGCACTACCTGGCGGGCTCGGTGTCCCGGTTCGCCCGGCGATGGTGGACGCTCGGGGCCAACACGATCCTGGCCGCCGCCGTCGCCGTCGGCGTTGTGGCATCGCTGCGGTCCTCGCTGGCCGCCGCCGTCGCCTGCGGCGCCGTCGCCGTCGGGCCGTTCGGGCTCTCGTTGCGCGGACGCACGGCGAAGCTGGCGTGGACCCGGCGGCTGCGCACGCTTGGGGCGGTGTGGGCCGTGCTCACCGTCGCCGCCGTCGCCGCCGGCACCGTCGCCGGCTTCGGTCCCACCGCCGCGCTGGTCGTCGCGGCGGTGACGCCGCTCGTGGTCGACGGGGCGCTGGCCCTGACGGCGCCTGTCGAGCGCCGCCTCGGCGAGCCCTACGTGCGGCGGGCGACGGAGCGCCTCAACCAGGTGCGGCCGACGGTTGTGGCGATCACCGGCTCGTACGGCAAGACGACGACCAAGGGCTACGTGGCCCACCTCCTCGCCGCCACCCGCTCGGTCGTCGCCACCCCGGCCAGCTTCAACAACCGGGCCGGTCTGGCCCGCGCCGTGAACGAGAACCTCACGCCCGGCACGGAGGTGTTCGTGGCCGAGATGGGCACCTACGGTCCGGGCGAGATCGCCGACCTGTGCCGGTGGTGCCCACCCGACGTCGGCGTCATCACGGCCATCGGTCCCGTCCACCTCGAGCGGATGCGCACGGAGGAGACCATCGCGGCCGCCAAGGCCGAGATCCTCGAACGGGCCGGGGTGGCTGTGCTCAACGTCGACCACCCGCTGCTCGCCGCCCTGGCCGGTCGCCGGGCGGCTGCGGGGCAGCGGGTGCTGCGCTGCTCGGCGGCGGCCCAGGCCGCCGGTGCCGACGTGGTGGTCACCGCCGGAGAGGTGCGCGCCGCCGGCCGCCTCGTCGGCCGTGCGCCCCCCGGTGCCCAGCCGACCAACGTGGCGTGTGCGGTGGCTGTCGCGCTGGAGCTGGGCGTGCCCGAGGACGTCGTCGCCGAGCGCCTGCCCTCCCTGCCGGGCGCCCGGAACCGGCTCAGCGTGTCCAAGACGGCCGGCGGGGCGACCGTGCTCGACGACACGTACAACGCCAACCCGGCGGGAGCGGCGAGCGCCCTCGCCGCCCTGACCGGTCACGGGACGCCCGACCACCTCCGTGTGGTGGTGACGCCCGGCATGGTCGAGCTCGGCCCCCTGCAGTACACGGAGAACGCCCGCTTCGCAGGGGCGGCCGCCGCCGTGGCGTCGCACCTCGTCGTCGTCGGCCACACCAACCGACGCGCCCTGCTGGAGGGAGCGGCCGGCGGCCGGGCCGAAGTGGTGGCCGTGGAGACGAGGGAGCAGGCTGTGGCGTGGGTGCGCCAGCATGTGGGGGAGGGTGACGCCGTCCTCTACGAGAACGATCTGCCCGACCACTTCGCCTGA
- a CDS encoding metallopeptidase family protein, protein MVDVDPERFRQLVADALDDLPPDLGEVMQNVAVVVNDTSPPGSVLGLYEGIPLTERAEYGGLALPDRITIFRRAICRMCAGEEEVVAQVRITVVHEVAHHFGISDARLEELGWG, encoded by the coding sequence GTGGTCGACGTCGACCCCGAGAGGTTCCGGCAGCTGGTCGCCGACGCCCTCGACGACCTGCCGCCCGACCTGGGCGAGGTGATGCAGAACGTCGCCGTCGTCGTGAACGACACGTCGCCGCCGGGCAGCGTGCTGGGGCTGTACGAGGGCATCCCGCTGACCGAACGGGCCGAGTACGGCGGTCTTGCGCTGCCCGACCGCATCACCATCTTCCGCCGGGCGATCTGCCGCATGTGCGCGGGCGAGGAGGAGGTCGTCGCCCAGGTGCGGATCACCGTCGTCCACGAGGTCGCCCACCATTTCGGCATCTCCGACGCCCGCCTCGAGGAGCTCGGCTGGGGCTGA
- a CDS encoding TrpB-like pyridoxal phosphate-dependent enzyme has protein sequence MRWTLPPEKVPEAWFNVVPRLPQPLDPPLHPGTRQPVGPDDLAPLFPMALIGQEVSAEPWIDVPGEVLDVLRLWRPTPLVRATRLEQALGSPARIYYKDESVSPAGSHKPNTAVAQAFYNNAEGIARLATETGAGQWGSALSFASALFGLECKVYMVRASYEQKPYRRMMIETWGGEVVPSPVADPTVPGSLGSAISDAVADAGGRDDTHYALGSVLNHVLLHQTVIGLEAKEQLALAGEALPDVVVGCCGGGSNLGGLTLPFVEDDGVRLVAVEPSSCATLTSGRFDYDFGDTVGLTPLLPMYTLGHEFVPPPIHAGGLRYHGDAPIISNLVRSGRMEAVAYPQSKVFEAAVHFARTQGTIPAPETSHAIRAVVDEALAAKEEGVDRVILFGYSGHGLLDLSAYDDYLNDRLDA, from the coding sequence ATGCGCTGGACACTGCCGCCCGAGAAGGTCCCGGAAGCCTGGTTCAACGTGGTGCCGCGTCTCCCCCAGCCCCTCGACCCGCCGCTGCACCCCGGCACGCGCCAGCCCGTGGGGCCCGACGACCTGGCCCCGCTGTTCCCGATGGCCCTCATCGGCCAGGAGGTGAGCGCAGAGCCGTGGATCGACGTCCCGGGCGAGGTGCTCGACGTGTTGCGGCTGTGGCGGCCGACGCCGCTGGTGCGGGCCACCCGCCTGGAGCAGGCGCTCGGGTCCCCGGCCCGGATCTACTACAAGGACGAGTCGGTGTCGCCGGCCGGTTCCCACAAACCCAACACGGCGGTCGCCCAGGCCTTCTACAACAACGCGGAGGGCATCGCCCGCCTGGCGACCGAGACCGGAGCCGGGCAGTGGGGGAGCGCCCTGTCGTTCGCCAGCGCCCTGTTCGGCCTGGAGTGCAAGGTGTACATGGTCCGTGCGTCGTACGAGCAGAAGCCGTACCGGCGGATGATGATCGAGACGTGGGGCGGCGAGGTCGTCCCGTCGCCGGTCGCCGACCCGACGGTCCCCGGCTCGCTCGGGAGCGCGATCAGCGACGCCGTGGCCGACGCCGGTGGTCGCGACGACACGCACTACGCCCTCGGCTCGGTGCTCAACCACGTGCTCCTGCACCAGACCGTCATCGGTCTGGAGGCCAAGGAGCAGCTGGCGCTGGCCGGTGAGGCGCTGCCCGACGTGGTCGTGGGGTGCTGTGGCGGCGGCTCGAACCTCGGCGGCCTCACCCTCCCGTTCGTCGAGGACGACGGCGTGCGACTGGTCGCCGTCGAGCCCTCGTCGTGCGCCACGCTCACCTCCGGGCGCTTCGACTACGACTTCGGCGACACCGTCGGGCTCACGCCGCTGCTTCCCATGTACACGCTCGGTCACGAGTTCGTGCCGCCGCCGATCCACGCCGGCGGGCTGCGCTACCACGGCGACGCGCCGATCATCTCCAACCTCGTCCGCTCCGGCCGCATGGAAGCGGTCGCGTACCCGCAGTCGAAGGTGTTCGAGGCCGCCGTGCACTTCGCCCGCACCCAGGGCACCATTCCTGCGCCCGAGACGAGCCACGCCATCCGGGCCGTGGTGGACGAGGCCCTGGCGGCCAAGGAGGAGGGCGTCGACCGGGTGATCCTTTTCGGGTACTCGGGCCACGGGCTGCTCGACCTGTCGGCCTACGACGACTACCTCAACGACCGGCTGGACGCGTAG
- a CDS encoding ACT domain-containing protein, whose amino-acid sequence MPRFALSAVGADRPGIVAAVTGALVDHGCNLEDTSMSILRGQFAMMLVVAGPEGLDAATLEEALATPAADLDLVVAVRSVADEVPAAPEGEAWAVAVYGADRPGIVHRVTSLLAGEGANIVDLSTRVIGEPDRPVYAMILEVCLPPGLEGAVLTDRLGALARELGVECSAHLSEADIL is encoded by the coding sequence GTGCCCCGCTTCGCCCTGAGCGCGGTCGGCGCCGACCGCCCCGGCATCGTGGCCGCGGTCACCGGCGCGCTGGTGGACCACGGGTGCAATCTCGAGGACACGTCGATGTCGATCCTGCGGGGCCAGTTCGCCATGATGCTCGTGGTCGCCGGCCCCGAGGGGCTCGACGCGGCGACCCTCGAGGAGGCGCTGGCCACGCCGGCGGCCGACCTCGACCTGGTGGTGGCCGTGCGTTCCGTGGCCGACGAGGTGCCGGCCGCCCCGGAGGGCGAGGCATGGGCGGTGGCCGTGTACGGCGCCGACCGCCCCGGGATAGTCCACCGGGTGACGTCGCTGCTGGCCGGCGAAGGAGCGAACATCGTCGACCTGAGCACCCGCGTGATCGGCGAGCCCGACCGCCCCGTCTACGCCATGATCCTCGAGGTGTGCCTGCCGCCGGGGCTCGAAGGGGCGGTCCTGACCGACCGCCTCGGGGCGCTGGCGCGCGAGCTCGGCGTCGAGTGCAGCGCCCATCTCTCGGAGGCCGACATCTTGTGA
- the def gene encoding peptide deformylase — translation MPVRPVLRMPEAVLKERARPVGVIDEAARALALDLVDTMRASPACVGLAAPQIGVSVRAFAMDVSGHRKAKSCHGEIVLFDPVILVSSDPVHGREGCMSVPDLTGDVARWTEVVVRGRTVEGEERVLRTDAFEARAVQHELDHLDGLLFLDRVTSPAAVFRRKMYR, via the coding sequence ATGCCGGTCCGGCCGGTGCTCCGCATGCCCGAGGCGGTCCTCAAGGAGCGGGCCCGGCCGGTCGGGGTCATCGACGAGGCGGCGCGGGCGCTCGCCCTCGATCTCGTCGACACCATGCGGGCGTCCCCTGCGTGCGTGGGCCTGGCCGCGCCCCAGATCGGGGTGAGCGTCCGCGCCTTCGCCATGGACGTCAGCGGCCACCGCAAGGCGAAGTCTTGCCACGGCGAGATCGTGCTGTTCGACCCCGTGATCCTGGTGTCCTCCGACCCCGTGCACGGGCGGGAGGGATGCATGAGCGTGCCCGACCTGACCGGAGACGTGGCCCGCTGGACGGAGGTCGTGGTGCGGGGGCGCACCGTCGAGGGCGAAGAGCGGGTCCTGCGCACGGACGCCTTCGAGGCGAGGGCCGTCCAACACGAGCTCGATCACCTCGACGGCCTGCTCTTCCTCGACCGCGTCACCTCGCCGGCGGCCGTGTTCCGCCGCAAGATGTACCGCTGA
- a CDS encoding PH domain-containing protein, with translation MPFPRKLLNEGEDVVLDLHPHWWYFARPVTAVVVAAVAAVFAYTKDVTFFRIATLVLLVAAVGWLAVAYAKWSTTNVVVTTDRLIHRSGVLGKQGKEIPLERVNDISVHQTFFSRMIGAGDVTIESGGERGQQRFSQIARPFVVQNVIYVEMERAKARDADRTGGGGRRELSIPEQLEKLDDLRQRGIISQAEFDAKKTQLLERM, from the coding sequence GTGCCGTTCCCCCGGAAGCTGCTGAACGAGGGCGAGGACGTGGTCCTCGACCTGCACCCGCACTGGTGGTACTTCGCCCGTCCCGTCACGGCGGTCGTCGTCGCAGCCGTGGCTGCCGTGTTCGCGTACACGAAGGACGTGACGTTCTTCCGGATCGCCACGCTCGTGCTGCTCGTGGCCGCCGTGGGCTGGCTCGCCGTCGCCTACGCCAAGTGGAGCACCACCAATGTGGTGGTCACCACCGACCGCCTCATCCACCGCAGCGGGGTCCTCGGCAAGCAGGGCAAGGAGATCCCCCTCGAGCGGGTCAACGACATCAGCGTGCACCAGACGTTCTTCTCCCGGATGATCGGGGCGGGCGACGTCACGATCGAGTCCGGCGGCGAGCGCGGCCAGCAGCGGTTCAGCCAGATCGCCAGGCCGTTCGTCGTGCAGAACGTGATCTACGTGGAGATGGAGCGGGCCAAGGCCAGGGATGCCGACCGCACCGGCGGTGGCGGGCGCCGGGAGCTCTCGATCCCCGAGCAGCTCGAGAAGCTGGACGACCTCCGGCAGCGAGGGATCATCTCCCAGGCCGAGTTCGACGCCAAGAAGACCCAGCTGCTCGAGCGGATGTAG